A genome region from Flavobacterium sp. CFS9 includes the following:
- a CDS encoding NAD(P)H-dependent flavin oxidoreductase, which yields MNRITQLFKIKYPIVQGGMIWNSGYKLAAAVSNAGGLGLIGAGSMYPEVLREHIQKCQKATDKPFGVNIPMLYPNIEEIINIVVEEGVKIVFTSAGNPKTWTSFLKEKGITVVHVVSSSIFALKAQEAGVDAIVAEGFEAGGHNGRDETTTLTLIPMVKEKVQIPLIAAGGIATGRGMLAAMILGADGVQVGSRFAASVESSAHDNFKETIVKVREGDTQLTLKELAPVRLVKNKFYQDVQELYEKCPSKEDLVQLLGRARAKKGMFEGDLEEGELEIGQIAGIIHEILPVEQIVQQMMSDFEAACQEKAKFEF from the coding sequence GGGCGGAATGATCTGGAACAGCGGTTATAAATTAGCAGCAGCAGTAAGTAATGCAGGAGGTTTAGGTTTAATTGGTGCGGGTTCCATGTATCCCGAAGTTTTACGTGAACACATTCAGAAATGCCAAAAAGCGACCGATAAGCCATTTGGAGTCAACATTCCGATGCTGTATCCGAATATTGAAGAAATTATAAACATAGTGGTGGAAGAAGGAGTGAAAATTGTTTTTACTTCTGCCGGAAATCCAAAAACATGGACTTCATTTTTAAAAGAAAAAGGAATTACAGTCGTACATGTAGTGAGCAGCAGTATTTTTGCTTTAAAAGCGCAGGAAGCAGGTGTTGACGCTATCGTGGCTGAAGGCTTTGAAGCAGGAGGACACAACGGCCGTGATGAAACGACAACTTTAACTTTAATTCCAATGGTGAAAGAGAAAGTTCAGATACCATTGATTGCTGCAGGTGGAATTGCAACGGGAAGAGGAATGCTTGCTGCAATGATTTTAGGAGCCGATGGCGTTCAGGTGGGAAGCCGTTTTGCTGCTTCGGTTGAATCTTCAGCACATGATAATTTTAAAGAAACGATTGTTAAGGTTAGGGAAGGAGACACACAGTTGACTCTTAAAGAACTGGCACCCGTTCGATTGGTTAAGAACAAATTCTATCAGGATGTTCAGGAACTATACGAAAAATGTCCTTCGAAAGAAGATTTGGTACAGCTTTTAGGAAGAGCAAGAGCCAAAAAAGGAATGTTTGAAGGAGATCTTGAAGAAGGAGAACTCGAAATAGGGCAGATTGCAGGAATAATCCATGAAATTTTACCGGTAGAGCAAATTGTTCAACAAATGATGTCCGATTTTGAAGCTGCTTGCCAGGAAAAGGCTAAATTTGAGTTCTGA